One window of Aspergillus oryzae RIB40 DNA, chromosome 3 genomic DNA carries:
- a CDS encoding LLM class flavin-dependent oxidoreductase (coenzyme F420-dependent N5,N10-methylene tetrahydromethanopterin reductase and related flavin-dependent oxidoreductases), whose translation MPEKTLHLTAFMRPVSLHTGAWRYPGAYPDANFNLTHLKSFIKKLEDAKFDAFFMADHLAVLNMPVEALKRSHTVTSFEPFTLLSALSVVTEKIGLAATASTTYDEPYHIARRFASLDHLSSGRAAWNIVTTGNPESAKNFGLDAHVEHADRYKRAREFYDVVTGLWDSFADDAFIRDQETGIYFDPEKLHVLDHKGDDLKVRGPLNIARPVQGWPVIVQAGQSEPGKQLAAETAEAVFCSPRDLESAKALYADIKGRAVAAGRDRNHLKILPAAFIVVGDSVEEARAKRLKLDSLVHYDSAIASLSIALGTDASGFDPDGPLPTDIPETNASKTGRAGVLKLAEDEKLTVRQLAQRYGGYSGLAFVGTPESIAEEMSVWLDEEGADGFTVVFPFLPQGLDDVVQRLVPELQRRGIFRQDYEGTTLREHLGLPRPNNRFFS comes from the coding sequence ATGCCTGAAAAAACACTACATTTGACCGCGTTCATGCGGCCGGTCAGCTTACATACTGGCGCATGGCGATACCCCGGCGCCTATCCAGACGCCAACTTCAATCTCACCCATCTCAAATCCTTCATTAAGAAGCTAGAAGATGCCAAGTTCGATGCTTTCTTCATGGCCGATCACCTCGCCGTGCTGAACATGCCGGTCGAGGCGCTGAAACGCAGCCACACCGTGACATCCTTCGAGCCGTTCACTCTCCTCTCGGCACTATCAGTTGTAACAGAGAAGATTGGGCTCGCGGCGACAGCATCCACGACATACGATGAGCCCTACCATATCGCGCGACGATTCGCCTCGCTGGATCATCTCAGCAGCGGCCGCGCGGCTTGGAATATCGTCACCACCGGTAATCCGGAGTCTGCGAAGAACTTCGGACTAGATGCACATGTGGAACACGCGGACCGCTATAAGCGGGCTCGTGAGTTCTATGATGTCGTTACCGGGCTGTGGGATAGTTTTGCCGATGATGCCTTCATCCGCGATCAGGAGACCGGCATCTACTTTGATCCGGAGAAGTTACATGTCCTCGACCACAAGGGTGACGATCTGAAAGTCAGGGGACCGCTGAACATCGCGCGCCCAGTTCAGGGTTGGCCTGTGATTGTGCAAGCAGGGCAGTCCGAGCCAGGAAAACAGTTGGCGGCTGAAACGGCCGAAGCGGTCTTCTGCTCGCCGAGGGACTTGGAGTCTGCAAAGGCACTGTATGCGGACATCAAGGGCCGTGCGGTGGCAGCCGGTCGGGATCGTAACCATCTCAAGATCCTACCGGCCGCCTTTATCGTCGTTGGTGACAGTGTCGAAGAGGCCAGAGCCAAGCGCCTCAAGCTCGATAGTCTAGTCCACTACGACAGCGCCATCGCCTCCTTGTCCATTGCACTCGGAACTGATGCGTCCGGGTTCGATCCAGATGGTCCACTACCGACGGATATCCCGGAGACTAATGCGAGCAAGACAGGCCGTGCTGGAGTTCTGAAGCTTGCCGAGGACGAGAAGTTGACTGTACGGCAGCTTGCACAGCGATATGGTGGCTACTCGGGACTTGCTTTTGTCGGTACGCCTGAATCAATCGCGGAGGAAATGAGTGTCTggctggatgaggagggcGCTGATGGTTTCACTGTCGTATTCCCATTCCTGCCACAGGggctggatgatgttgttcagCGACTGGTACCTGAGTTGCAGCGTCGTGGCATCTTCCGTCAGGATTATGAAGGAACAACCTTGAGGGAACACCTTGGTCTTCCACGTCCGAATAATCGCTTCTTTTCATGA
- a CDS encoding uncharacterized protein (predicted protein) — protein MQPTQDNDSNPNDRPGTPPRPPYSPVTPVFAHLAPVQNASTSNGAPSHPIVPPASSPSPTSRTGGATASLPTTPAVFAPEPVAVPISESENPDAIALRSTISILQLQKQQSLRDIRTLERLKQAAAADPEGFARELAAGNLTAKDPGGFVNFTHDEEDEDDEMRDSKEGGALGLGTIPTPQNVVRMPPINWNKYQIVGEPLDRMHEDQRRRPSPGEPRREEPAQRAPEHVLASPYRPLVDKLESPDKVKGASKNKKT, from the coding sequence ATGCAGCCCACTCAGGACAATGATAGCAATCCGAATGATCGACCAGGGACTCCACCGCGCCCGCCTTATTCCCCAGTAACTCCGGTCTTCGCTCATCTTGCCCCAGTCCAGAACGCCTCCACGTCCAACGGTGCACCATCACATCCCATTGTTCCCCCGGCCTCGTCGCCGTCGCCAACAAGTCGCACTGGCGGCGCAACAGCCTCGCTTCCTACGACACCGGCCGTCTTCGCGCCGGAGCCCGTTGCCGTGCCGATCTCAGAAAGCGAGAACCCCGATGCGATCGCGTTGCGGTCCACCATCTCGATTCTACAGcttcagaagcagcagaGTCTGCGTGATATACGGACACTGGAGAGGCTGAAGCAAGCGGCGGCTGCCGATCCTGAGGGGTTTGCGCGCGAACTGGCGGCGGGGAATCTGACGGCGAAGGACCCGGGAGGTTTCGTGAATTTCACgcatgatgaagaggacgaggatgatgagatgagggaCTCGAAGGAAGGAGGCGCGTTGGGTCTGGGGACCATACCTACGCCACAGAACGTGGTACGCATGCCACCGATCAACTGGAACAAGTATCAGATCGTGGGTGAGCCACTGGACAGGATGCACGAGGATCAACGACGACGTCCGTCTCCCGGAGAGCCTAGACGAGAGGAACCTGCGCAGCGGGCGCCGGAGCATGTTCTTGCATCACCGTACCGACCGCTAGTAGATAAACTAGAGAGCCCGGACAAAGTAAAGGGAGCcagcaagaacaagaaaacataa
- a CDS encoding uncharacterized protein (predicted protein): MLLLQLITIIITFFFGLTLRRLYNAAMEKRASEASKKRPLPSPGAELLDSNKRNEENDSEIFTMDSFSTDLMLRARYVAAKQASFDEPFELSEGDSTLTHAIRARVGASPPTAERETVAGAPLSDDAVADILKKVKPDCHKAQAWVKAQELSKVAMEQIRANSENRDGLRKKLVRQSHGRARQAEAQFDAPRYQATAPAPNLQAPDDRTVEEELEDARVVYNRVSLAHDRLLKTIADMEEFRKTLS; the protein is encoded by the exons ATGTTGCTCTTACAGCTTATCACTATCATCAtaactttcttctttggtctgACTCTTCGCAGGCTCTATAACGCCGCCATGGAAAAAAGGGCAAGCGAGGCTTCCAAGAAACGCCCCCTTCCTTCCCCTGGTGCCGAACTTCTCGACTCCAACAAGCGCAATGAAGAAAACGACAGCGAAATCTTCACCATGGATAGCTTCTCAACCGACTTGATGTTGAGAGCTCGATACGTGGCCGCTAAGCAAGCTTCTTTTGACGAGCCCTTCGAGCTGTCCGAGGGCGATTCCACTTTGACCCATGCGATCAGAGCTCGCGTTGGTGCA AGCCCCCCAACTGCTGAAAGAGAAACCGTTGCAGGAGCCCCCCTCTCAGATGACGCCGTCGCAGACATACTTAAGAAGGTTAAGCCAGACTGCCACAAGGCCCAGGCGTGGGTCAAGGCGCAAGAACTCAGCAAGGTGGCCATGGAGCAAATTAGGGCGAATTCAGAGAACCGCGACGGCCTCAGAAAGAAGTTAGTACGTCAGTCGCACGGTAGAGCTCGTCAAGCAGAGGCCCAGTTCGATGCACCCAGATATCAGGCAACGGCCCCGGCTCCGAACTTGCAGGCTCCCGATGATCGtaccgttgaagaagaactggaggatGCGAGGGTAGTGTACAACAGGGTTAGCCTAGCACACGATAGACTCCTGAAGACCATCGCCGACATGGAGGAGTTTAGAAAGACTCTGTCGTAG
- a CDS encoding oxidative DNA demethylase (predicted component of NuA3 histone acetyltransferase complex), with amino-acid sequence MKRKTEGRESLGGSGQPDSKRRALTSEEAAARFRDGLFEPSEQQKYTDQYAESAPYKHGVIHPLIEPSLLRAVRNEIQENLDFTEKETDIYKIFQSGDLANLDGLDDASLSRLPSLLKLRDAMYSARFREYLSSVTGSGKLSGRKTDMAINIYNEGCHLLCHDDVIGSRRVSYILYLTDPDTPWQAEWGGALRLYPTTTKKDAQGEDVKIPSPDFSLSIPPAFNQLSFFTVQPGESFHDVEEVYHFKEGEDRSKKRVRMAISGWFHIPQKGEDGYEEGLEEKLAERSSLAQLQGRGDIYDLPQPKPVVCENESQEVEGKGKGKVEEQPNDTEFTEDDLNFLIQYIAPSYLTPDIAEEMSETFTNESSLNLEQFLSEKFSARVREYIEEQEKKTLPQSSDEIQAQTGWTVARPPHKQRYMFLQHSTAAQDEKTPFQELLNDVFPSPAFRKWLAAITGAERLTSYDFMARRFRRGQDYTLASGYDGEEPRLEFTLSLTPTPGWEKEADEEEEEEDDEEGENGESEKKPKADPKEKEPMSDAEEPAVGGYEIYMAGDDEEEGDAAIYRSAAADEDDGILFSTAAGWNRLSIVLRDSGTLKFVKYVSAAAKGDRWDITGEMGVEFNDDDEDEDEDDEMEADEE; translated from the exons ATGAAGCGCAAGAccgaaggaagagaatcCTTGGGTGGCAGTGGACAGCCGGATTCTAAGAGACGGGCATTGACGAGCGAAGAAGCCGCTGCGCGCTTCCGCGATGGCCTCTTTGAACCCTCGGAGCAGCAGAAGTATACCGATCAATACGCCGAGTCCGCACC GTACAAGCATGGAGTCATCCATCCCCTAATCGAGCCTTCCTTGCTACGCGCGGTCCGCAACGAAATCCAAGAGAACTTGGACTTCACCGAGAAAGAGACGGATATTTACAAGATCTTTCAGTCCGGAGATCTGGCGAACCTGGACGGGCTGGACGATGCATCTCTGTCGCGACTCCCCTCCCTGCTGAAGCTCCGTGATGCCATGTACTCCGCCCGCTTTCGTGAGTACCTGTCGTCCGTGACTGGCTCGGGCAAGCTGAGTGGTCGCAAGACCGATATGGCTATCAACATCTACAACGAGGGATGCCACCTTCTGTGCCATGACGATGTCATTGGAAGCAGACGTGTCAGCTACATCTTGTATCTGACTGATCCGGACACCCCCTGGCAGGCGGAATGGGGTGGTGCACTGCGCCTGTACCCCACGACCACGAAGAAGGATGCACAGGGCGAAGACGTCAAGATCCCCAGCCCCGACTTCAGTCTCAGCATCCCGCCCGCCTTCAACCAGCTGAGCTTCTTCACCGTTCAGCCTGGTGAGAGTTTCCATGACGTCGAGGAGGTTTACCATTTCAAAGAGGGTGAGGACAGGTCAAAGAAGCGGGTGCGCATGGCCATCAGTGGATGGTTCCATATTCCTCagaagggagaagacggCTATGAGGAGGGCCTAGAGGAGAAGCTTGCCGAGCGGAGCAGTCTCGCTCAGCTTCAGGGACGCGGTGACATCTACGACCTCCCCCAGCCCAAGCCGGTCGTGTGCGAGAATGAGTCgcaggaggttgagggcaagggcaagggcaaggtGGAGGAGCAACCCAACGACACCGAATTTACTGAGGATGATCTCAATTTCTTGATCCAGTACATCGCACCATCCTATCTCACCCCAGACATCGCGGAGGAGATGTCGGAGACCTTCACCAACGAGTCATCGCTCAACTTGGAACAGTTCCTGTCAGAGAAATTCTCTGCCCGCGTGCGGGAATATAtcgaggagcaggagaagaagaccctTCCCCAATCATCAGATGAGATCCAGGCACAGACGGGATGGACTGTCGCCCGTCCCCCTCACAAGCAGCGCTACATGTTCCTGCAGCATTCGACGGCTGCACAGGACGAGAAGACCCCCTTTCAGGAGTTGCTCAACGAcgtctttccctcccccgCATTCCGCAAATGGCTCGCCGCCATTACCGGCGCGGAGCGCCTTACAAGCTACGACTTTATGGCACGCCGCTTCCGCCGCGGACAGGACTACACTCTAGCCAGCGGCTACGACGGGGAAGAACCTCGATTGGAGTTTACGCTCTCCTTGACCCCTACGCCAGgatgggagaaggaggctgacgaggaagaggaggaggaagatgatgaagagggcGAGAACGGCGAGTCCGAGAAAAAGCCGAAGGCCGAtcccaaggagaaggagccTATGAGCGACGCTGAGGAACCCGCCGTGGGTGGTTATGAGATCTACATGGCTGgggacgacgaagaggagggtgACGCAGCCATCTACCGCTCTGCCGCCgcggatgaagatgacggcATCCTATTCAGCACTGCTGCTGGCTGGAACCGACTTAGTATTGTTCTGCGCGACAGCGGCACCCTCAAGTTTGTCAAGTACGTCAGCGCTGCCGCCAAGGGAGACCGGTGGGATATCACCGGCGAGATGGGTGTGGAGTttaatgatgatgacgaagacgaggatgaggacgatgagaTGGAAGCTGACGAGGAATAA